A portion of the Pseudomonadales bacterium genome contains these proteins:
- the tsaD gene encoding tRNA (adenosine(37)-N6)-threonylcarbamoyltransferase complex transferase subunit TsaD produces the protein MRVLGIETSCDETGVAVFDSERGLLAHVLHSQVALHAEYGGVVPELASRDHVRRTLPLVQRVLHAATCDPRQIDAVAYTAGPGLLGALLVGGCIARALAFAWGVPAIGVHHMEAHLLAPMLEEQRPAFPFVALLVSGGHTQLVLVEQIGAYRILGESVDDAAGEAFDKVAKMLGIDYPGGPRLAELARNGSSVRFAFPRPMTTRPGLDFSFSGLKTAVATALRELQTAAGVVTQRDRADMAASFQQAVVDTLAIKCRRALESTGLHQLVLAGGVSANRELRERLRTEAVNHGWEVFYPRAEFCTDNGAMVAFAGCQRLLAGQHDDLAVRALARWPMQTLEPVC, from the coding sequence ATGCGTGTTCTAGGCATCGAAACGTCCTGCGATGAAACCGGCGTCGCCGTCTTCGACTCGGAGCGTGGCCTGCTCGCGCACGTACTGCACAGCCAGGTCGCGCTGCACGCCGAGTATGGCGGAGTGGTGCCGGAACTTGCTTCGCGAGACCATGTGCGTCGCACGCTGCCACTCGTGCAGCGCGTGCTGCATGCCGCAACGTGCGATCCCCGGCAAATCGATGCGGTCGCCTACACGGCTGGCCCGGGTCTGCTCGGTGCATTGCTCGTCGGCGGCTGCATCGCGCGCGCGTTGGCCTTCGCATGGGGTGTTCCGGCGATCGGGGTACATCACATGGAGGCACATCTGTTGGCACCGATGCTCGAGGAACAGCGACCGGCGTTCCCGTTCGTGGCGCTGCTGGTGTCCGGTGGTCATACCCAACTGGTTCTCGTCGAGCAGATTGGTGCTTACCGGATACTCGGCGAATCGGTGGATGATGCGGCCGGCGAGGCCTTTGATAAGGTCGCAAAGATGCTGGGGATCGATTATCCGGGTGGCCCACGCCTGGCCGAACTGGCGAGGAATGGTTCATCGGTACGCTTTGCGTTTCCGCGACCGATGACCACCCGCCCCGGCCTCGACTTCAGCTTCAGTGGGCTGAAGACGGCGGTTGCGACCGCACTGCGTGAGTTGCAGACAGCGGCGGGAGTTGTGACGCAGCGCGATCGCGCCGACATGGCGGCATCGTTCCAGCAGGCGGTGGTGGACACCCTGGCAATCAAGTGCCGGCGGGCGCTGGAGTCGACCGGGCTGCACCAGCTGGTGCTGGCCGGTGGCGTGAGCGCCAACCGCGAGTTGCGTGAACGGCTGCGCACCGAGGCAGTGAATCACGGCTGGGAGGTCTTCTATCCACGCGCGGAATTCTGCACCGACAATGGTGCGATGGTCGCGTTTGCCGGCTGCCAGCGTTTGCTTGCGGGTCAACACGACGATCTGGCAGTCCGCGCACTGGCGCGCTGGCCGATGCAAACCCTCGAGCCGGTGTGCTGA
- a CDS encoding GatB/YqeY domain-containing protein, whose protein sequence is MSDDTLLKTRITEAMKAAMRAQEKARLGAIRLIQAEIKRVEVDERIEVDDARVLTILDRMVKQRRDSIQQFRAANREDLVEIEAGELAVIQDFMPQPLDAAELEALIDAAVRDSSAASMKDMGRVMAILKPKVQGRADMGLVSQRIKARLG, encoded by the coding sequence ATGAGTGACGACACGTTGCTGAAAACGCGTATCACCGAGGCAATGAAAGCCGCGATGCGGGCGCAAGAGAAAGCGCGCCTCGGGGCGATTCGCCTGATCCAGGCTGAAATCAAACGCGTCGAAGTCGACGAACGGATCGAAGTCGATGATGCACGCGTGCTCACGATCCTCGACCGCATGGTCAAGCAGAGGCGCGACTCCATCCAGCAGTTTCGTGCTGCCAACCGTGAGGATCTGGTCGAGATCGAGGCCGGAGAACTCGCCGTGATCCAGGATTTCATGCCGCAGCCGCTCGACGCTGCCGAACTCGAGGCACTGATCGACGCCGCCGTGCGTGACAGCAGCGCAGCGTCAATGAAGGACATGGGGCGTGTCATGGCGATCCTGAAGCCAAAAGTCCAAGGCCGCGCCGACATGGGGCTGGTCAGCCAACGCATCAAGGCACGGCTCGGCTGA
- the rpsU gene encoding 30S ribosomal protein S21 — translation MPSIKLKDNEPFDVALRRFKRSCEKAGVLAEVRRREFYEKPTWIRKRKAAAAVKRHLKKVSREARRQQRLY, via the coding sequence ATGCCGTCCATCAAGCTCAAAGACAATGAACCATTCGACGTGGCTCTGCGTCGTTTCAAGCGCTCCTGCGAAAAGGCCGGCGTGCTCGCCGAAGTGCGTCGCCGCGAGTTCTACGAGAAGCCGACCTGGATCCGCAAGCGCAAGGCTGCCGCTGCCGTGAAGCGCCACCTGAAGAAGGTGAGTCGCGAGGCACGCCGCCAGCAGCGTCTGTACTGA